From the genome of Mucilaginibacter paludis DSM 18603:
AGGGAAGATATAGCTGCGCTGACCAGCGCTATTGACGATGTTGCAGATTACATTAACGGCTCGGCCAACCGGATGCTTTTATACAATATTGACGAGATAACCGAACCCATTCGCAAGTTATCAGACCTGATATTGCATGGCTGTACTGAAATGGAGAAAGCCATTAAAGAATTAAAGGACTTAAAAAATGTACGCAACATTGCCGATTGCTGCGTTAGGATTAACAGCATAGAAAACCAGGCCGACGATGTATTTGACCGAGCCGTTGCCGACTTGTTTTTATACGAACGCGATGCCGTAAAGCTAATTAAGTACAAAGAAGTATTGGCTAATTTGGAAACAGCTACCGATATGTGCGAGGATGTGGCCAACGTGGTGGAAACCATTTTAGTTAAAAACGCCTAAGCATGACCTTGTTGCTGGTTGTTGTTATTGCTCTTGCTATTTGTTTTGATTTTATAAACGGTTTCCACGATGCGGCAAACTCCATTGCCACGGTTGTGTCTACCAAGGTGCTTAGTCCGCTGCAGGCTGTGTTATGGGCGGCGGCTTTTAACTTTTTAGCTTATTTTGTGGTTAAGGATCATAAAGTAGCCAATACCGTGGCCCAAACGGTTTTTGAGCATTTTATAACGCTCCATGTAATATTGGCCGGGCTGGTAGCCGCCATTACCTGGAACCTGATTACCTGGTGGTTTGGTATCCCTTCAAGTTCCTCGCATACGCTGATTGGCGGATTTGCAGGCGCCGGGATGACCAATGCCCTGTTTATGCACGAGAATGCTTTTCATGCCGTTAACTCGGGCCCTATCATCAAAATAGTGGCCTTTATATTTTTAGCTCCCGTTATTGGCAGCATCATAGGCTTTGCGATTAATGCTACAATTTTACACCTCTGTAAAAATACACGCCCATCTAAGGCCGAAGTGTGGTTTAAGCGTTTGCAACTCATCTCGTCCGGAGCGCTAAGTTTTGCCCATGGCGGTAATGATGCCCAAAAGGTAATGGGGATTATCTATCTGGCCCTTGTTGCAGGGAAAGTTATCGATAACAAGGCCCCCATGCCCGAGTGGATTCCGCTGGCCTGTTATTCGGCCATTGCTTTCGGAACCATGTCTGGCGGATGGAAAATTGTAAAAACAATGGGATCTAAAATTACCAAAGTTACTCCTCTCGAAGGCTTTAGCGCCGAAACTGCGGGCGCTGTTACCCTTTTTGTTACCGAACGTTTCGGAATCCCTGTTTCTACCACCCACACCCTAACCGGTTCCATCATCGGCGTTGGTTTAACCAAACGTGTTTCGGCTGTGCGCTGGGGCATCACCATCAACCTCATCTGGGCCTGGATCATCACCATCCCAATCTCGGCGCTGATAGCCGGTTTGGTATTCGCTATTGTGAGGAATATGTGAGTTATTTACGGGTAACTAATTCCGCGTGTCCGGAAAAAACAGGAATGACATAAAGAGCGCGTTGATCAATTAGTTAGTACTTAATCTTATAATAAGTTCTTGTTAAGTTGTTGATTGTCAATACGATTATTGTCGAAATTTTGTCATCCCGACGTGAGGAGGGATCTTCTAAAAGCGTTAAGTATGCATCATATTAGGTGCACTTATTATCAATGTGCTTATTTGCTCCGACAATCAGTATTCTTAATTTAGAGCATCGGCACGCTCAATCGCCGCGTGAAGGGCTGTTACTTTTGTCTTGACACACAAGTAACCAAAAAGTCAAGACTGCCCGATCCTTCCGCCCACAGGCCAGCTCCCGGCCCGGCGTGCAGTCTGGCTTTTGCGCACTTTTCTTTCTGCGCTTGGTAATCTATAAGGTTCAAACGTCATCCCTGTTTTTCCCGGTTGGCCGGGTCCATTACTTATAATGGCAATACTATTAATCGAACCACCTACAATAACCTAACAACCAATACACCCAATAACCACCCTCAAAATTCAATATGCGCCCTGATGGAGAATACGTTCACCGGGCCACGGTCGGCATTGTAGGCTGGGTTTTGTACAAACTGGTAATCGCCGGATACCACCAGGTTTTTATTGAGCCTGGCGCTGTAGTAGGCCTCTAAAATATCTTCAGTTTTATAATTGCTTAGTTGGCCGTCGCCTATAATAAAGCCGTATCCGCCTATGTTTAAAAAGTCGCGGTGGTCTTTTGATATGCCGTTAATTACGCCGGCAATGCCAAAATTATCTTCGGGCCGGTGCCATGATGCTCCGGTATAATTCAGGCCCAGGCTAATACTGCGATCAATTTCGGTAAAGGCCCAGGTGGCTGTTTTGCCATCATTCCAGCTGCTTCTGAAAAACGCGCCCAGGCTTTTAGTCAGTTCCTGCTCGGCATTAATACCTATACCATATTTTGCATGGCCATAGTCTTTGCCGTTTATCACATCCAAGGATACATCGGTTTTATTCAAGTAATTATTAATTACATCCCGGTAAACCGGAGCCTTGCTTACATTGCGGAACAATAACAAATTAACCTTGCCTTTATGGCTGTTTAGACTGATGTTTTTGGTGAATTCGACCGTGCTGCTGTAAGCATCCCAAAAATGGTAATCAAAATCGGGGCCGTTGGCATAGGTACCAACAAGCGTACCTGCCGCCCTTACCTCCCACGACGGGGTAATATATTCAAGCACAATGCCATCAGTATAGCCACGGGTGTTGGCTGGGTAGTCCCAGGCGCCATTGCCCATTAACGACCAATTGAGAAACTGGCTTCGCGGATCGTGGCTGTAGCTGTTGTTATCAAACAGGTCAGACAGGGCGAACTTACCCGCCGTGATCACTATCCTTTTGGTTGGAACGTATTCTTTGAGCTGATTGTTATCCGATTGAACCAGTTCCTCATCCTTGGTTAAGGCAATGTACTGGCGCAAAAATAACCTACCCAGGTATAAAGCCGGTGACGGATTGCCTATCCTGAAGGTTTCGCCATTGCTAAACCCGGCTATACCACGGGCCGAGCTAATACCGCTCCCACCCGAAACTTCGGGATTAAAATAAACTGCCGCGCCTTTCCAAAGTTTTCGGCCAATAAACAGCGTAGTAGTTAAACTTAAAGCTTCCTCCGAATCGCTGGTTAAACTATTTGTCCCCGAATAAGGCGATTTAAATGAGGGGTGACTTTGATCGATAACAGTTAACTGAAAATGCGAATTCCATTTTTCAGTTGAATCCGGCGAATGAGTATTCTGCGCTGTTGCGCAATAAGATATAAAAAACAGTATGATAAAAGAGTAAATTTTCTTCATGGTTATTTGCTATACAGTAATTACTTAAATAAGTTTGCACGTTATTTTGTTAGGCAAATCTAACATTAAATTTAGATAAGTCTAAATTTAATGTTAGATTTTTTTCGTTTTGTCTATCATGCCTCTTATCCTTTAATCAGCCCCCTAACATCAACCTTAAACATATTTGGGAAATTAATTGCTAAACATCAATTAATCACTATTTTTGCCTAACATATAAATTACTATGAGTCATCAGCACCAGCATCAGGAAGAAGAACAAAAAAGCTACGCTTACCTATATTATGTGATTGGTTTAGTTTTTGGATTAATAACCGGTTTCGTTATTGATAAAGACTTTATCTGGATCCCCATTGGTGGCGTATTAGGTTTACTTACAGCGGCTTTTTTTGCCAACGTTGTGGCCCGCAGCAGTGAGAAAGGCTGAGCCGGATCTTCCCCCGTTCATATCTAACTGGAACCAGTTTTATGCTATTATTATTTCATGGCTGGTTCTGTTAATTTTAGTATTTTGGCTCATCACCAAATATTTTGAATGAGCCTTACCGACTGGATTGTTCTTGTTGCTACCATCTTTGCCATTGTTTTATATGGTACATGGAAAAGCAGGGGCAGCAAAAATATTAACAACTATCTTCTTGGCGATCAGTCCATGCCGTGGTATACGGTAGGGCTTTCGGTTATGGCTACACAGGCCAGCGCCATTACCTTTTTATCGGCCCCTGGCCAGGCTTATGCCGACGGGATGCGCTTTGTGCAGTTCTACTTCGGCCTGCCGCTGGCCATGATTGTGCTCTGCATCACCTTTGTCCCTATCTTCCACCGCCTCAAAGTATTTACAGCTTATGAGTACCTGGAACAACGCTTTGATTTAAAAACCCGCGCACTCACCGCTTTTTTATTTTTGATTCAACGCGGTCTTTCAACTGGTATCACCATTTACGCGCCATCGCTCATTTTATCAGCCATCCTGCATATCAACATTACCTATACTACCTTGTTTATCGGCGGCATTGTAATTTGTTATACCGTGTATGGAGGCACCAAGGCGGTATCATACACGCAAATGCTGCAAATGAGCATTATATTTGCAGGTTTGTTTGTTGCCGGGGTAATGGTATTTAAATTATTACCCGAGGGAACCGGCTTTGTGCGTACTTTAAAGCTGGCCGGTAAAATGGGCCGGATGAACGTGATCGACTGGAAATTTGATATGAACAACCGTTACAATATCTGGAGCGGTATTATCGGTGGTTTCTTTTTGCAGCTTTCTTATTTCGGTACCGACCAGAGCCAGGTGGGGCGATATTTAACCGGAAGCTCTATTGGCCAGAGCCGCTTGGGGCTTATTATGAATGGCCTGGTAAAAATACCTATGCAGTTTTTAATTTTACTGATTGGGGTATTGGTATTTGCCTTTTACCAGTTTAACCAGCCGCCCGTATTTTTTAATAATTACCAGGTTGAGCAAATTAAAAGAGGCCCTTATGCGGCAGATTTCAACCAGATTGAGCAGCAGTACAGCACGGCCTTTCAACAGAAGAGAACTAAAACAGAGCTACTGGTGGCAGCCCTGGATACACATGATCAGCAAAAGATCAATATTGCGCAAAGCGATTTAAAAGCCGCGGATAAGCAAACAGGCATCATCCGCGAAAGCGCTATCGCCCTAATGAAAAAGAGCGACCCACAAAGCGATCCTAACGATACCAATTATGTGTTTCTCACCTTTGTTACGCATTACCTGCCCAAAGGTTTAATTGGCTTGCTTATTGCCATCATCTTTTTGGCCTCCATGGGTTCTATGGCCAGTGCGCTCAATTCGCTGGCATCAACAACCGTGGTGGATATTTATAAAAGAATGATCAACCCAAACGCCACCGAAAAAAACTATATGCTGGCATCCCGCTCGGCAACTATTTTATGGGGACTGGTTTGCATTGGCATGGCCCTTTACGCCAGCCACCTGGGTAATTTATTAGAAGCCGTGAACCAGTTAGGATCGTACATTTATGGCACCATCCTGGGCGTTTTTGTGGTAGCATTTTACATCAAACAGGTAAAAGGCCAGGCTGTATTTATAGCCGCCGTAATTACCGAGATCGTCATCTGCATTTGCGGGTATTATAATGTGGTAGCTTATTTATGGCTTAACGCGATAGGTTGCTTATTGGTAATCGGGATAGCCTTGATTGCTTCGATTTTTGAGGGGAAGGGGGAAAAGTCCATGGTCGATGGTCAATAGTCCATGGTTTTTGACATTGATGGTTCATAAATCATGGTTGGCTGGGTGTTGATCTTGAAAAGCCGATAGTGAATAGTTCTTGGTTATCTGCTTGATTTGAGATGCGATCTGATGATTAGGGTTGCTTAAATGCAGTGTTTTGAGGGCAGGATTAAGGAAGGATCATCATATTAATTCTAATACAACATGAATAGGTACGGGTCTTTTTTTGCCGAATTCAAATTGAGTAAGCTTGATAAACGAATACTGTACGGTATTTTTTTATCCATTCCATTTTCGCTGCTGATATTTGTATCGTATAATTTGATATTTGGACCAGATGGCGATCAGGTAATGCGTAGCCGGGATTTACAGGAAAACTTCGGCGGCATTGTAGATTCTGTTTATAATGACAATGCCAATCATAACGTCAGGATAGCGTTATTGAAAAACAAGTACAAATTTTCAATATTCCGTGCATGGGAGCCTGAAATTGAAAAAGGAGATTCTTTATCAAAGAAACAAGGAAGTTACCTGGTTAAGGTTTTTAAAAAAGACTGCAAAGTAGTTGTGTTGGATTACTGGTTAAACTATAAAAATAAATAGTTCGCCAATGTTTCCCACTGGCGGACTTATATAGCTTTGAATATTATAATTTTGATACTTCTCAATTGCCGCCGAAGCTACCATGGTCCATGGACTATGGACCATCGACCATCAATCAACACGAATTAACTCCCCTACTTCGCTTGTGATGCCACAGCGGCATTCAAACGTTCGTATTCGTCATTTTTACTTTCTTTGGCTAAACTTACACCTTCCTGCGCTGTGGCCAAGGCTTCTTTTTTGTTGCCCATCTTAAGCAGGATGCGTGCTTTCCAAAGTTTAGGCATTGGTGATTTTGGGCTGGCTTTTTCTACTTCGTTTATCCATTCCAGCGCCTTGTTCATATCCTTGTCGTTACTGTAATAATATTGCGCCGCAGCGAAATAAGGTTTCTTTTCGCCTTTCATGGCCTCGTCAATACTGGCCATTACGCGGGCATCAATATCGGTGGTGATGTGGATAGTTAGCGAGGTATGTTCCCAGGCCAGGTTCAGGTCGGCACTGGTGGGCATTACATTGTCAAACTGCAGGGTGAAGGTTTCTACCAATTCCTTGGTGTTAATCGCTTTTACTTTAAATCTTAACAAGTCATCTTCTTGTTTGTAAGTATAAGCGCCCCAGGTTTTATTGGTTTTGCTGAGGATGATGGTCCACTCTTTCGGATCGGGAATGGTAAATAAGCCGTAGGTACCCGGCGCTACTTTGTTGCCCTCTATAGTTACCTCGTCCGTAAAGGTAATGGTTGTGGCGGCGTTAGCACCCGTGCGCCATACCTTGCCGTAAGGCTCCTGACCGCCCAGCATCTTGCGGCCTTTTACATTAGGGCGCGAGTAAGCGATGGTTACTTTACCCAGACCTAAATCCTGGATAATGGTTTGGCCTGAACTGGCCTGCGGCATTTTAATGCCCTGCGCGTTTACTGAGAAGGTTGCGCAAAACAGCATAGCAGATAATAAAGTGTAAGCGATGTTTTTCATTGTTTCAATTGGTTTTGATGCGAAATTAGAGAATTATAGGAATATCCAGGCTAATTATATCAGCTTGTTAATCAATAACATTTTCTAAGCCGCGCTCCTCTCAGGCAAAGCATAAAAAAAGCGGCCCCTGGCGGGCCGCTCCACACAAACAACGATTCAACAGATTAAGCAACTATTTCTTCAGCTTTTTTACTTTTCTTGGCAGCAGCAGGCTGGTTTCCTTCGTAAGCTTTAATGTAAATTTGTTTAAGCTCGCTAATTAAAGGATAACGTGGGTTGGCACCTGTACATTGATCGTCAAAAGCCTGTTCGGCCATGGTATCAACGGTAGCATAAAATTTGCTTTCGCTCACACCAAAATCTTTGATCGATTTAGGGATGCCTACTTTAACCTTCAGCTCTTCAATAGCCTTAATTAACAATTCAACCTTTTCGCTTTCATCTTTTCCGCCCAGGTTAAGGTAATCGGCTATACGGGCATACCTCCATTTAGAGTTGGGGAATTTATTTTGGGCAAAGGCAGCTTGTTTACGTGGATTATCAACCGCGTTAAAACGAATCACCTCGCTAATCAGCATGGCATTGGCAACGCCGTGCGGCACATGGTGGGTAGCGCCCAATTTGTGAGCAAGCGAGTGGCATACGCCTAAAAATGCGTTTGCAAAAGCCATACCCGCTATGGTAGAGGCATGTGCCATTTTTTCGCGGGCCTTAATATTGGTTGTTCCTTCGTTATAAGCATCGGGCAGGTATTTAAAAATCAACCTGATGGCTTCAAGAGCCAAACCATTGGTATACTCTGACGCCAGAATAGAAACAAAGGCTTCCAAACCGTGAGTAAGGGCGTCAATTCCGGAAGCTGATGTAAGGCTTCTTGGCATGTTCATCATCAGTTCGGCATCAACAATAGCCATATCCGGTGTTAGCTCATAGTCGGCCAGCGGATATTTGATGTCTGTATTCTCGTCGGTTATTACGGCGAAAGGAGTAACCTCTGAGCCTGTACCGGCAGAAGTAGGTATGGCTACAAACATGGCCTTTTCGCCCATTTTAGGGAAAGTGTATACCCGTTTACGGATATCCATAAAGCGCATGGCCAAATCTTCAAATCTTTCCTGAGGATGCTCGTACAATACCCACATAATTTTGGCTGCATCCATTGGTGAACCGCCACCCAGGGCTATGATGGTATCAGGTTGAAAATTGATCATTTCGGCAGCGCCTTTGCGGGCTGTTGAAAGTGTAGGGTCGGGCTCAACCTCAAAATAAACGGTGTGTTCAATGCCTAACTCATCTAAAACTTTGGTGACATGTTCGGTAAAGCCGAGGGAATATAAAACCTTATCGGTTACAATAAAGGCGCGTTTTTTGCCCATCTCTCTCAGCTCGCGCAATGCTAATGGCAAGCATCCGTATTTAAAGTATACCTTTTCCGGCACCCGGAACCAGAGCATGTTTTCGCGTCTTTTTGCCACTGTTTTTATATTTAAAAGGTGTTTAACGCCTACGTTTTCTGATACCGAATTACCGCCCCAGCTGCCGCAACCCAGGGTGAGTGACGGAGATAGTTTGAAATTGAAAATATCGCCTATAGCACCTTGTGATGATGGCATGTTGATGATGGTACGCCCGGTTTTCATAGCGGCGCTAAACTGATCAACCCTGGCCTGGCTTTTAACAGCATCGGTATAAAGTACAGAGGTATGGCCAAAGCCACCCAATTTTACCAGCCGTACGGCTTTGGCTACCGCTTCGTCGAAGTTTTTGGCGCGGTACATGGCTAAAACAGGGGAAAGTTTTTCGTGCGAAAATGGCTCTTCCAACTCAACAGACTGCACTTCGCCAATCAAAACCTTAGTTTCTTCGGGCACTGTTACCCCGGCAAGCGCGGCTATTTTAGCAGCAGACTGCCCCACGATATTTGAGTTTAAGATGCCGTTGATCAGCAATACTGCGCCAACCTTACTGGTTTCTTCGGGGGTTAAAATGTACGCGCCGCGGTCAATAAATTCTTTTCTTACCTCTTCATAAATCTGGTCGAGCACAATTACACTTTGTTCTGAGGCGCAGATCATCCCGTTGTCAAATGTTTTTGAAAGCAGGATAGAATTAACGGCCATTTTGAGGTGTGCGGTTTCGTCGATAATAGCAGGTGTATTGCCTGCACCTACGCCGATAGCTGGTTTGCCGGATGAATAAGCAGCTTTAACCATACCCGGGCCACCGGTAGCCAGAATCAGGTCGGCATTGGCCATTACAATTTGCGAAAGTTCAACGGTAGGCTCTTCAATCCATCCGATAATCCCCTCAGGGGCACCGGCTTTAACTGCGGCATCTAATACTATTTTTGCTGCCGCGATAGTTGATTTTTTAGCGCGCGGGTGCGGAGAGAATATAATGCCGTTACGTGTTTTTAAAGCGATAAGCGCCTTAAATATGGCGGTTGATGTAGGGTTGGTTGTAGGTACTACCGCCGCAACAACACCAATAGGCTCGGCTATTTTAACAATACCGAAGGCTTCGTCGGTTTCGATAACGCCACAGGTTTTTTCGTTTTTGTATTGGTTATAAATATTTTCAGAAGCAAAGTGATTCTTGATCACCTTATCTTCAACAAGGCCCATGCCTGTTTCGGCAACGGCCATTTTTGCAAGCTCAATCCTTGCGTTGTTGGCAGCAAGCGCAGCCTGTCTGAAAATTTCATCTACCTGTTCTTGCGTAAAGGTAGAGTACAACCTTTGGGCCTCCCTGATTTTTTCGATTTGCTGGATTAATTTTTCTGAATCTGTTGTTTTCATAACTGTAATAATTAACCATTCTTAACGGACTATAATTTATAGATCCTTTGACCAATGGATGATTTGATTTATGAAATAAAGGTAGTGTATAAAATACACTAAGTAAATGACATTGATGGGGTCAAAATCATGATAATCAACATAAAACAACGTCTGGAAATAAACATAACAGCTTATGCCCATTAACTTGCCGCTTAAATGTGATTTTGTCGGTTAAATTAAAGTGACAAAGAACACTCATGCGGCCCTAAAGGCACAATAGCAAGATAAAACAGGGTTGTAATCGCTTACTTCAGGACCACATTTTCAAAATAACGATCAAAAATGCCTTTTGCCATCTGCTTAATTTCCACGGAAGGAGTCGGGGTATTTCTAAGCGGGTATTCCATCCCCATCATGGCCCACTTATGCATTCCTAATTGATGGAAGGGAATGATTTCTACGCGGTCGACCGTTTTATAGTTAGTAAAATACCTGGCCCACTGTTCGATGTATTCAGGCTGATCGGTCCAGCCGGGCACCAATACATACCTTAGCCACATCCGTTTGCCACTTTGTTCGCGGTAGGCGGCCAGGTCGAGCGTGTTTTTATTACTCTGGCCTGTTAGCTTAAGGTGCCATTCGTTATCAATATGTTTTACATCGAGCAACAGCAAATCGGTATATTCTAATAAATGATGTACTTCCGGCGTATTTAAACGCCCGTTGCTATCCAGGCAGGTGTTTATACCCTGCTGGTGTAAAAGCTTAAAAAAGCTGGTGAGCTTGCTCCTTTGCAGTAGCGGCTCGCCGCCAGATACCGTTACGCCGCCTTCGGTTCCAAAGTAATTTTTTTCGCGCACGGCGCGTTTTACCAATTCGGTAATTTCAACCAACGATCCGCCTTTTACATCGATGGAATCCGGGTTATGACAATACAGGCAACGAAACTGGCAGCCCTGAACAAATACCACCATCCGGATGCCAGGCCCATCCTGGGTACCAAATGTTTCCAGGGAATGGATCCTCAAATGCTCAGGATCGTTAATATTTAATTTAGCCGCATCAATATCCTGCAAAGGGAAATATAACATCTTTGTTTTTAGTGTAAACTTAACATAAAAAAAGTCGGGCCGATATGCAGGCCCAACTTTCTAACAAAATAAAACAACACTTATTTTACATACTTTCGTGGAAAGTCCGGGTAATTACCTCTAATTGATGTGCTCTGGATAACCTCACAAAATTAACCGCGTAACCAGAAACCCTGATGGTTAATTGCGGGTAAAGTTCGGGATGCTCGTAGGCATCAATCAGGGTATTTCTGTCAAGCACGTTCACATTTAAGTGGTGAGCGCCTTGTTTAAAATAACCGCCCAATGTACCCACCAGGTTAGTAATCTGTTCGGCACGTGTAGCACCCAACGATTTAGGAACCATGGAGAACGTATTTGAAATACCATCCTGTGCATCCATATAACTCAGTTTACAAACCGAATTAAGGGAGGCTATGGCACCGGTGCAGTCACGCCCATGCATAGGGTTGGCGCCGGGAGCAAATGCCTCGCCGCTTTTCCGTCCATCGGGTGTAGCACCAGTGTTTGTGCCATACATCACGTTGGATGTAATTGTTAACAGGGATAAGGTAGGTGTAGAGTTTTTGTAAGTAGCATGCTTACGAAGCTCGCCAATAAAATAATGGGTTACTTCTTCGGCAATACTGTCTACGCGGTCGTCGTCATTACCAAACTGCGGGTATTCACCTTCAATGGTAAAATCAACGGTAAGGCCTTTTTCGTTACGTACAGGTGTTACCTTGGCATATTTAATAGCAGCCAAAGAGTCGGCTATAATTGAAATACCGGCTGCGCCATAAGCGATATCAATATGCGGATCGGTATCAACAAAGGCCATCTGAGCTCTTTCGTAGTAATATTTATCGTGCATGTAGTGGATGATAAACATGGCTTTGGCATACACCCTGGCTAAATCGCTCAAAGTACGTTTAAACAGATCCATCACCAATACATAGTCAAGCGTGCCGTCAGGCAGGGTAGGGATATTTTTGATCACTTCAAGGCCATCGTGCTCTTCCCTTCCTCCGTTTAAGGCTATCAATAAGGCCTTAGGCAGGTTGGCGCGGGCACCAAAATGCTGTATTGATTTGCCTATTTCCTGATAGGATACACAGCAGGCAATTCCGTAATCGTCAGATCCGCGTGTTTCGCGCATCAGGTCATCGTTTTCATACTGGATTGATGAAGTATCGATTGATATTTGCGCACAGAATTTTTTGAACCCTTCGGGAAGATAATCCGACCAAAGTACAGTCAGGTTAGGTTCGGGTGATGGGCCCAGGTTATATAGGGTTTGCAAAAAGCGGAACGATGTACGGCTAACCTTAGTGCGGCCGTCGTGTAAAATACCACCTAACGATTCGGTAACCCAAACCGGATCGCCACCAAAAATTTCGTCATAAGAGCCCGGGCGCAGGTGGCGTACCAGCCGCAACTTCATTACAAACTGGTCAATCAGTTCCTGAGCACCTTCTTCGTCAAGCAAGCCGGCTTCGATATCCCTTTCTATATAAATATCCAGGAAGGATGATACGTTACCTAACGACATGGCGGCACCATCCTGCTCTTTAATGGCAGCAAGGTAGGCAAAGTAAATCCATTGTACGGCTTCGGTAGCATTTTCTGCAGGGCGGCTCAAATCAAAACCATAAGTGGCGCCCATTTGCTGAACATCGTTTAAAGCGCTGATCTGCGAATTAATTTCTTCGCGCAAACGTACCTTATGTTCAGTCATCTGGCCATCAATTTTAACCAGGTCGGCTTTTTTGGCTTTAATCAGTTGTGCAATACCGTATAAGGCAAGGCGGCGATAATCGCCGATGATACGGCCACGGGCATAATTATCAGGCAAACCTGTTAAAAGGTGTTTTGAGCGGAAGGCGCGTATTTCAGCATCATAAGCATTAAAAACACCTTCATTGTGATTTTTAGCATAGTTAAAAATATCAACAACTCTTTCTGAAACAGTTAGGCCACGCTCTTTAACAGCCGACTCTACCAACTTAATACCGCCGAAAGGTTTCATGGCGCGTTTAAGCAACTGGTCTGTTTGGAGGCCTACAATTACTTCATCATCCTGTTTAATATAACCGGGCGCAAAAGCGGTGATTGTTGAAATGGTATCGGTATCGATAGCTAAAATGCCTTTGTTTTCGCGCTCCTGTAACAAGGATACTTTACAGGCATCCCAAAGCCTGGTGGTGCGGGCAGATGGCCCTTGTAAGAAAGACGAATCCCCTGTATAAGGCCTTATGTTTTTTATAACAAAGTCATAAACATTAATTGTTTTATTCCAGTCTCCTGTTTGGAATGGAATAGCTGTAACATCTGTTTTCATACTCTAAGTGTTAATTATACCCCAAATGTATGGCGGCTTTTCAGGGAGAAGAATGACGGCAATCACTAATTAAATATTAATAAAAATTATTAGCATTTATATTGTAAACACTAAAGTAAATAGCAGAAATAATAATTTGTGATAGTTATTTTGCTTGTTTTTTAACATATTGACAATTTAAAAAAGCGATT
Proteins encoded in this window:
- a CDS encoding DUF47 domain-containing protein, with product MSLNTIFQYFVPKDRKVFFPLFEQAAANVVTMAQMLVDAVGQPEQKTRNEMYNQIDKLENIGDEITHQIYLELSKNFITPFDREDIAALTSAIDDVADYINGSANRMLLYNIDEITEPIRKLSDLILHGCTEMEKAIKELKDLKNVRNIADCCVRINSIENQADDVFDRAVADLFLYERDAVKLIKYKEVLANLETATDMCEDVANVVETILVKNA
- a CDS encoding inorganic phosphate transporter — protein: MTLLLVVVIALAICFDFINGFHDAANSIATVVSTKVLSPLQAVLWAAAFNFLAYFVVKDHKVANTVAQTVFEHFITLHVILAGLVAAITWNLITWWFGIPSSSSHTLIGGFAGAGMTNALFMHENAFHAVNSGPIIKIVAFIFLAPVIGSIIGFAINATILHLCKNTRPSKAEVWFKRLQLISSGALSFAHGGNDAQKVMGIIYLALVAGKVIDNKAPMPEWIPLACYSAIAFGTMSGGWKIVKTMGSKITKVTPLEGFSAETAGAVTLFVTERFGIPVSTTHTLTGSIIGVGLTKRVSAVRWGITINLIWAWIITIPISALIAGLVFAIVRNM
- a CDS encoding carbohydrate porin, whose amino-acid sequence is MKKIYSFIILFFISYCATAQNTHSPDSTEKWNSHFQLTVIDQSHPSFKSPYSGTNSLTSDSEEALSLTTTLFIGRKLWKGAAVYFNPEVSGGSGISSARGIAGFSNGETFRIGNPSPALYLGRLFLRQYIALTKDEELVQSDNNQLKEYVPTKRIVITAGKFALSDLFDNNSYSHDPRSQFLNWSLMGNGAWDYPANTRGYTDGIVLEYITPSWEVRAAGTLVGTYANGPDFDYHFWDAYSSTVEFTKNISLNSHKGKVNLLLFRNVSKAPVYRDVINNYLNKTDVSLDVINGKDYGHAKYGIGINAEQELTKSLGAFFRSSWNDGKTATWAFTEIDRSISLGLNYTGASWHRPEDNFGIAGVINGISKDHRDFLNIGGYGFIIGDGQLSNYKTEDILEAYYSARLNKNLVVSGDYQFVQNPAYNADRGPVNVFSIRAHIEF
- a CDS encoding sodium:solute symporter; translated protein: MSLTDWIVLVATIFAIVLYGTWKSRGSKNINNYLLGDQSMPWYTVGLSVMATQASAITFLSAPGQAYADGMRFVQFYFGLPLAMIVLCITFVPIFHRLKVFTAYEYLEQRFDLKTRALTAFLFLIQRGLSTGITIYAPSLILSAILHINITYTTLFIGGIVICYTVYGGTKAVSYTQMLQMSIIFAGLFVAGVMVFKLLPEGTGFVRTLKLAGKMGRMNVIDWKFDMNNRYNIWSGIIGGFFLQLSYFGTDQSQVGRYLTGSSIGQSRLGLIMNGLVKIPMQFLILLIGVLVFAFYQFNQPPVFFNNYQVEQIKRGPYAADFNQIEQQYSTAFQQKRTKTELLVAALDTHDQQKINIAQSDLKAADKQTGIIRESAIALMKKSDPQSDPNDTNYVFLTFVTHYLPKGLIGLLIAIIFLASMGSMASALNSLASTTVVDIYKRMINPNATEKNYMLASRSATILWGLVCIGMALYASHLGNLLEAVNQLGSYIYGTILGVFVVAFYIKQVKGQAVFIAAVITEIVICICGYYNVVAYLWLNAIGCLLVIGIALIASIFEGKGEKSMVDGQ
- a CDS encoding DUF2911 domain-containing protein, with product MKNIAYTLLSAMLFCATFSVNAQGIKMPQASSGQTIIQDLGLGKVTIAYSRPNVKGRKMLGGQEPYGKVWRTGANAATTITFTDEVTIEGNKVAPGTYGLFTIPDPKEWTIILSKTNKTWGAYTYKQEDDLLRFKVKAINTKELVETFTLQFDNVMPTSADLNLAWEHTSLTIHITTDIDARVMASIDEAMKGEKKPYFAAAQYYYSNDKDMNKALEWINEVEKASPKSPMPKLWKARILLKMGNKKEALATAQEGVSLAKESKNDEYERLNAAVASQAK